A stretch of the Vigna radiata var. radiata cultivar VC1973A chromosome 7, Vradiata_ver6, whole genome shotgun sequence genome encodes the following:
- the LOC106767729 gene encoding EG45-like domain containing protein: MSPTTLHYFSSFFLLFIILSHHSNADVGTSSRYSPPYLPSGCYGNEATQFPSSNLFAAAGDGIWDNGAACGRQYLVRCISAEEPMTCIPDQSIQIKIVDYAASAVSPPSTAGTTMVLSDKAFGSIANSSATLINIEFQQV; this comes from the exons ATGTCACCAACAACACTTcactatttttcttctttcttccttcttttcatAATTCTCTCGCACCACTCCAACGCTGACGTTGGCACCTCTTCCCGTTACTCCCCTCCATATTTAC CCTCGGGGTGTTACGGCAACGAAGCCACGCAGTTTCCGTCGAGTAATCTTTTTGCGGCGGCCGGAGATGGAATCTGGGACAATGGAGCGGCGTGTGGGAGGCAGTACCTTGTGAGATGTATAAGTGCAGAGGAACCTATGACTTGCATTCCCGACCAGAGTATTCAGATTAAGATTGTTGATTACGCGGCATCTGCGGTGTCGCCGCCCTCCACCGCCGGCACAACCATGGTTCTCTCCGATAAGGCTTTCGGGAGTATCGCCAATTCATCTGCCACCTTGATCAATATAGAGTTCCAACA GGTATGA